One stretch of Bacillus marinisedimentorum DNA includes these proteins:
- a CDS encoding GH1 family beta-glucosidase: protein MTTIQFPDDIQWGVATAAYQIEGAAQKDGRTPSIWDTFTKEPGNVKNGDHGDDACDSYNRVEEDIQHIKELGVDIYRFSISWPRVMPQGTGGLNPKGVAYYRTLIQGLLDNGIEPMITLYHWDLPQVLQDKGGWEDRSTVEAFKEYAIAMYREFGSLVKKWITINEPWCISFLSNYLGVHAPGKQSLQSAIDVSHHLLLAHGHAVKAFREMVPEGEIGYAPNVDWLEPFSTDEEDTNAARRGMLWKIEWFMDPVFKGSYPEELIEIFADSNGYLHIEDGDMDIISQPIDFMGINYYSGNIVRHQDGAGLFEFEDITVDYERTDIGWPIYSEGFYKVLAHITELYGNVPIYITENGACYNHEVIDGIVNDQERIDYLKQHLTALHRAIKSGVPIKGYIVWSLLDNFEWAEGYNQRFGLIHVNYRNFERTPKESFYWYKKVVRNNWFSM from the coding sequence ATGACAACAATACAGTTTCCAGACGATATACAGTGGGGAGTTGCGACAGCAGCCTATCAAATTGAAGGGGCAGCACAGAAGGATGGACGCACCCCTTCGATATGGGATACTTTTACAAAAGAGCCCGGTAATGTGAAAAACGGCGATCACGGAGATGATGCCTGTGACAGCTATAACCGTGTCGAGGAAGATATCCAGCATATAAAGGAACTGGGCGTCGACATTTATCGCTTTTCCATTTCATGGCCGCGCGTCATGCCGCAAGGAACAGGGGGGCTGAATCCCAAAGGTGTCGCTTATTACCGCACCCTGATTCAAGGACTGCTTGATAACGGGATCGAACCGATGATCACCCTATACCACTGGGATCTCCCCCAGGTCCTTCAAGACAAAGGGGGCTGGGAAGACCGCTCGACAGTGGAGGCGTTCAAAGAATACGCCATAGCGATGTACCGGGAATTCGGAAGCCTTGTGAAAAAGTGGATCACCATCAATGAACCGTGGTGCATTTCGTTTTTATCCAACTACCTTGGCGTGCATGCGCCGGGTAAGCAAAGCCTGCAGTCTGCCATTGATGTTTCGCACCATTTGTTGCTGGCACATGGCCATGCCGTGAAGGCATTCAGGGAGATGGTTCCTGAAGGGGAAATCGGCTATGCTCCGAATGTTGACTGGCTGGAGCCGTTCAGCACGGACGAGGAGGACACCAACGCTGCCCGGAGGGGGATGCTCTGGAAGATTGAATGGTTTATGGACCCGGTTTTCAAAGGTTCCTATCCGGAGGAACTGATTGAGATTTTCGCCGACTCAAACGGGTACTTGCACATAGAAGATGGCGATATGGACATCATTTCACAGCCGATCGATTTCATGGGGATCAATTACTATTCAGGTAATATTGTCCGCCATCAGGATGGGGCCGGGTTGTTTGAGTTCGAAGATATAACGGTAGACTATGAGAGAACAGATATCGGCTGGCCGATTTATTCAGAGGGCTTTTATAAAGTCCTGGCGCATATTACCGAACTTTATGGAAATGTTCCTATTTATATTACAGAAAACGGCGCTTGCTATAATCATGAAGTCATCGACGGCATCGTCAATGACCAGGAGAGGATCGATTATTTGAAGCAGCACCTTACCGCACTTCACCGGGCGATCAAGTCAGGTGTCCCGATCAAAGGGTATATTGTTTGGTCACTGCTTGATAACTTTGAATGGGCGGAAGGCTACAACCAGCGGTTCGGCTTAATCCATGTCAACTACCGCAATTTTGAAAGGACGCCGAAAGAGAGTTTCTATTGGTATAAAAAAGTGGTTCGCAACAATTGGTTTAGTATGTAA
- a CDS encoding carbohydrate ABC transporter permease: protein MGLNPGKQNSSSKTKKKMSERKKDMFSGYLYIAPFFIVFAIIGLYPSIFSIILAFQKWNGLGDMTFVGLSNFVIVLEDPLFWKSLYNTIIMGLLGTAPQLIVGIVLAYFLNMAIIRFSNFFRVAIFMPYITSMVAVALVFGVFFSSNESALANYVIGWFGFDPVSWKTSEWGAKIAISVMVFWRWVGYNTIIYLAGLQSIPKDIYEAATIDGANKVQQFFHITIPLLKPFIVLTVFMSTVGALQLFAEPTVFLGASAFTRDEAMTVVMYLYRDAFNLGSFGTASATAVLLLIIIIFAAAVNTWLTSGTKIRKGRIKNVQR from the coding sequence ATGGGTTTGAATCCAGGCAAACAGAATTCATCCAGTAAAACAAAAAAGAAAATGTCAGAACGTAAAAAAGATATGTTCTCCGGTTACTTATATATCGCTCCCTTTTTTATCGTTTTTGCGATAATCGGCCTCTATCCCTCGATCTTCAGCATCATCCTCGCATTTCAAAAGTGGAATGGCCTTGGGGATATGACGTTTGTCGGGTTAAGCAATTTCGTAATCGTTCTTGAGGATCCGTTGTTTTGGAAGTCACTATATAACACGATCATTATGGGACTGCTCGGCACTGCACCACAGTTAATCGTCGGGATTGTTCTCGCTTACTTCTTGAATATGGCGATTATCCGTTTCTCAAACTTTTTCCGCGTTGCGATTTTCATGCCGTACATTACATCGATGGTTGCGGTAGCCCTTGTTTTCGGTGTGTTTTTCAGCAGCAACGAGAGCGCCCTGGCCAACTACGTCATTGGTTGGTTTGGATTTGATCCGGTCAGCTGGAAGACGTCCGAATGGGGAGCGAAAATTGCCATATCCGTCATGGTCTTTTGGCGCTGGGTGGGATATAACACGATCATCTATCTCGCGGGACTCCAGAGCATTCCAAAGGATATATATGAAGCGGCGACAATTGACGGCGCAAATAAAGTCCAACAATTCTTTCACATTACTATTCCCCTGCTTAAACCCTTCATCGTCTTGACTGTGTTTATGTCAACGGTCGGTGCGTTGCAGTTATTTGCGGAGCCAACTGTATTCCTTGGTGCGTCCGCTTTCACCCGGGACGAGGCAATGACTGTTGTGATGTATTTGTATCGGGATGCCTTTAATCTTGGGTCTTTCGGAACAGCTTCCGCTACAGCTGTACTGCTATTGATCATTATCATTTTTGCTGCGGCCGTCAATACATGGCTGACATCCGGAACAAAAATCAGGAAAGGAAGGATCAAAAATGTCCAAAGATAA
- a CDS encoding carbohydrate ABC transporter permease, with the protein MSKDKRRKISPGTALIYAVLILASLFSLFPFYWMFVMATRPSADYNSIPPALIPGGQLVENFQKVLDNIPFFQAMWNTVMLGTLVTILVLVISSLAGFAFAKFHFPGKNIFFVAILLTMVIPPQLGLIPQYYLVAELGWLDTLQGAGVIYLLNPLGIFLMRQYVSESVPDELIEAAKLDGASNFRIYRSIVLPIIKPAFATLGIIVFTLVWGEFLWQFTVLRSPDSYTLQVALASLNNAYKVDFGMLLSGVFWATVPLIVIFLMFNKLFIASITEGSIK; encoded by the coding sequence ATGTCCAAAGATAAACGCAGAAAAATTTCACCTGGCACAGCACTGATTTATGCTGTCTTGATCCTGGCCTCTTTGTTCTCCCTGTTTCCGTTTTATTGGATGTTCGTGATGGCGACAAGGCCGAGCGCCGATTACAATTCGATTCCGCCTGCTCTTATTCCCGGCGGGCAGCTCGTTGAAAACTTTCAAAAGGTCCTGGATAATATTCCGTTCTTCCAGGCCATGTGGAATACAGTAATGCTTGGCACCCTCGTGACAATTCTAGTGCTTGTCATCAGTTCTCTGGCCGGTTTTGCTTTTGCGAAGTTCCACTTTCCGGGGAAAAATATCTTTTTTGTCGCGATTCTGCTGACAATGGTCATCCCGCCGCAATTGGGTTTGATCCCACAGTACTACCTTGTTGCCGAATTAGGCTGGCTCGATACCCTTCAAGGTGCGGGGGTCATATACTTGCTGAACCCGCTCGGAATCTTTTTGATGAGACAGTACGTCAGTGAGTCTGTACCGGATGAGCTGATAGAAGCGGCCAAATTGGATGGGGCTTCCAACTTCAGGATTTACAGAAGTATTGTACTCCCGATCATAAAGCCTGCGTTTGCGACACTTGGGATTATCGTGTTCACTTTGGTCTGGGGGGAATTCCTCTGGCAGTTCACCGTATTGCGGAGCCCTGATTCCTATACGCTCCAGGTTGCACTTGCTTCATTGAACAATGCGTATAAAGTTGATTTCGGCATGCTGCTGTCTGGCGTGTTCTGGGCTACAGTTCCGCTGATTGTCATCTTCTTAATGTTTAACAAACTATTTATTGCAAGTATTACGGAAGGCTCTATTAAATAG
- a CDS encoding LacI family DNA-binding transcriptional regulator gives MVTIYDIAKKTGFSVTTVSKVLNNYQDVGEKTKRAILEAVEEMGYLPNSHARTLTTKKSWTIGVVFIESLGVGMKHPFFNAVIENFKQNVEYLGYDLLFASRQISNQEKSYLDHFRYRGVDGIVIVCSTYNDEQVQEIMKASIPSVVIDLHSTQSSVVFSDNLSGSRKAVEYLHSLGHKRIAHIAGHEHTFAGVQRLKGYLDTMEELSLHVPEDYIVDGGYFSRDEGYEAMKKLLGAAEPPTAVYAAGDNMAIGAIEAIRDAGLQVPEDVSIIGFDDIELAKFVHPPLTTIRQRTDLIGKEAAGLLIRQIDKKEKIVESHKIPVELIERKSCKQIT, from the coding sequence ATGGTTACAATTTATGATATTGCAAAAAAGACAGGGTTTTCGGTGACAACCGTATCCAAAGTGTTAAATAATTATCAGGATGTCGGCGAGAAGACAAAGAGGGCCATTCTCGAGGCCGTGGAAGAAATGGGCTACTTGCCGAATTCCCATGCCCGGACATTGACGACCAAAAAGTCATGGACGATCGGGGTCGTTTTTATCGAGTCATTGGGCGTGGGGATGAAACACCCATTCTTTAATGCGGTGATCGAGAACTTCAAGCAGAACGTCGAGTATCTGGGATATGACCTGCTGTTTGCATCCCGGCAAATCAGCAATCAGGAAAAGAGTTATTTAGACCATTTCCGCTATCGTGGTGTGGATGGAATCGTCATTGTTTGTTCCACTTACAACGATGAGCAAGTCCAGGAAATCATGAAAGCTTCCATCCCGAGTGTTGTGATCGATTTGCACAGCACACAATCAAGCGTTGTATTTTCCGATAACCTGTCAGGAAGCAGGAAGGCAGTGGAATATTTGCACTCGCTCGGGCATAAGCGCATCGCCCATATCGCCGGCCATGAACATACCTTTGCGGGTGTGCAAAGATTGAAAGGTTATCTGGATACAATGGAAGAGTTATCTTTACATGTACCTGAGGACTATATCGTTGATGGCGGATATTTTTCCAGGGATGAAGGGTACGAGGCGATGAAAAAGCTCCTTGGCGCGGCGGAGCCCCCGACAGCAGTTTACGCTGCAGGGGATAATATGGCCATTGGTGCAATTGAAGCCATCCGGGATGCCGGCCTTCAAGTTCCTGAGGATGTATCCATCATCGGTTTTGATGACATTGAGCTTGCAAAGTTTGTCCATCCGCCGCTGACGACAATCCGGCAGAGAACCGATTTAATTGGAAAAGAGGCGGCAGGGCTCCTTATCAGGCAGATAGATAAAAAAGAAAAAATTGTTGAGAGCCACAAAATCCCAGTGGAACTGATCGAAAGAAAATCATGTAAACAAATCACATAA
- a CDS encoding ABC transporter substrate-binding protein gives MNLKKSLLVGLLLSLSVLLFACSSDEETSGNKDGGDVKLDFWVFGATNYEELAKEYEKENPNVKINIRKSQLEDHHNSLFTAISSGSGAPDLTMIEIDQLDRYREAQDRFVNLYDLGAEEVQDKYLDWKWATAENAEGDFLFGLPTDIGPKAMYYNVDVFAEAGLPTEPEKVTELISTPEAFKEAAAKVADTTGKPMVDSMEMAFRAHMDALETSYFNREGDLLIDNNDNGVKEAYDYAVELNEQGYVGEFDMWTPEWANALNKGDFAVEMGAAWLKGYMTENAVDAKGKWRVTTLPEDFAGNWGGSYIAIPAESKQSEEAYNFAKWLVNPDNQLKSFVDSGLFPSAPAVYEMEEFKQNSDEYFGGQNTAEYFAKAAEDIPAVYKGPKYVTVNNEVLAALKNVQQGGDPQEEWDAAVERIKGLLKK, from the coding sequence ATGAACTTAAAAAAATCTCTATTGGTTGGCCTGCTCTTAAGTTTAAGTGTTTTACTCTTTGCATGCAGCAGTGATGAAGAAACATCCGGTAATAAGGATGGCGGCGACGTCAAGCTGGATTTCTGGGTGTTTGGCGCAACGAATTATGAAGAGCTGGCTAAGGAGTATGAAAAAGAGAATCCAAATGTCAAAATCAATATCCGGAAATCCCAGTTGGAAGACCATCATAACAGTTTATTCACTGCCATTTCTTCCGGATCTGGCGCCCCGGACTTAACAATGATCGAAATTGATCAGTTGGACCGTTACCGTGAAGCGCAAGACCGTTTTGTGAATCTATATGACCTTGGTGCAGAAGAAGTCCAGGACAAGTATCTTGACTGGAAATGGGCAACAGCTGAGAATGCAGAAGGCGACTTCCTGTTCGGCCTTCCGACAGACATCGGCCCGAAAGCGATGTACTATAACGTAGACGTTTTTGCCGAAGCCGGCCTGCCGACTGAGCCTGAAAAAGTCACTGAGCTGATTTCTACTCCAGAAGCGTTTAAGGAAGCAGCTGCAAAAGTGGCGGATACAACAGGGAAACCGATGGTAGACAGTATGGAAATGGCTTTCAGGGCACATATGGATGCACTTGAAACAAGCTATTTCAATCGTGAAGGCGACCTGTTGATCGATAACAATGACAACGGTGTTAAAGAAGCATATGACTACGCAGTTGAATTGAATGAACAAGGGTACGTAGGAGAATTTGACATGTGGACGCCTGAGTGGGCCAATGCCTTGAATAAAGGTGATTTTGCAGTCGAAATGGGTGCAGCATGGCTTAAGGGGTACATGACTGAAAATGCGGTTGATGCGAAAGGCAAATGGCGCGTCACTACACTTCCTGAAGATTTCGCGGGTAACTGGGGCGGTTCTTATATTGCCATTCCTGCTGAGTCAAAACAGAGTGAGGAAGCATACAACTTTGCTAAATGGCTCGTCAATCCTGATAATCAATTGAAGTCGTTTGTCGACAGCGGCCTTTTCCCTTCCGCACCGGCAGTATATGAAATGGAAGAGTTCAAACAAAACTCTGATGAATACTTTGGCGGCCAAAACACAGCTGAATACTTTGCGAAAGCAGCAGAAGATATTCCGGCTGTTTATAAAGGGCCAAAATACGTAACGGTTAATAACGAAGTCCTGGCAGCATTGAAAAACGTCCAACAGGGCGGCGACCCTCAAGAAGAATGGGATGCTGCGGTTGAGCGGATCAAAGGACTCTTGAAAAAGTAA
- a CDS encoding carbohydrate binding domain-containing protein → MVKKVVMSLLVFMLVLGVVLPAANAKETSNDANALIKKWEDRGLFSGVKNMAKNPNAAMSKAEFAAVIHNLFGYVGDQTADVVKTAKAAGYWDVVFGDNAKKNSVIKKEEAWEILNYFFPGGSTFAGDNQANSNAALKRIDAIRLIDDQVAGFYFEEGTYAGETIEGNALINHADITLQNTTVMGDLVVTEGAAPGNIVLKNVAVNGTVYIAEELQNNVLAIDSSLNRVVTYTTGQTQSDWDLVWSDEFIADEIDLSKWSYDIGNWVIDENGDGIAPGWGNNELQYYTDSQENSYIEDGKLVIEAKKEESPVTDEFGSYQYTSAKLKTKDLFSKKYGKFEAKMKLPAGKGYWPAFWMMPQNDVYGSWPASGEIDIMEAAGKDLSAIGGTIHFGEEYPNNTYKGAEYHFPEGEDITGFHTYSIEWEPGEIRWYVDGELYQTLDNWFSKGTNQADKFSFPAPFDQEFYMILNLAVGGWYGGNPDDTTQFPGKMEVDYVRAYELTGREYKEPVEPSTEKAELPEGAKMPLEDGNLIYDSDFAESITIVDTNGKALDALYWNFLHLPDFGGDGIITTEEIDGVTYARTAIRDAGNALWALQLIQKIAIAEGSTYKVSFDAKSDTNRTMMTKVSGGAERDYANYSGEQTVQLTDAVQPYEYTFTLNQETDTTARLEFNMGSNGNAPVWIGNVRIEEITPEDPGNASKTPLPDGNHIYNGTFDQGDMTRTAYWDLEVEDSAAAKASVDKNSRELYVAISEGGESPDSIKVKQEGIQLLKGNDYELAFDARSTEDRAIEVEFISEEGTASYSESISIDLTDQMEQHSVSFTMPTDVSDEFSQVLFKMGGHDGDVYLDNVKLLQTSEYIDYSEVDLYPLHNGDFSAGLAPWSSYVHFDADAVISEQDQALQVNIPNAGNETWSVLVEQGNLALAKGVAYELSFDARSTAERDMEITIENAGYHRYFHKVVPLSDEMNSHHFEWVMSADDTVSLKFLMGNFPEAHDITIDNVVLQVKGASELD, encoded by the coding sequence ATGGTAAAAAAGGTTGTTATGAGTTTACTAGTTTTCATGCTCGTTTTAGGGGTGGTTTTACCGGCAGCCAACGCCAAAGAAACCAGCAATGATGCCAATGCCCTGATCAAGAAATGGGAAGACAGGGGCCTGTTTTCAGGCGTTAAGAATATGGCCAAAAACCCTAATGCTGCGATGTCGAAGGCTGAGTTCGCGGCAGTCATTCATAATCTTTTCGGTTATGTAGGTGACCAGACTGCTGATGTCGTTAAGACTGCAAAAGCAGCCGGGTACTGGGATGTTGTGTTCGGCGATAATGCCAAAAAGAACTCTGTCATCAAAAAGGAAGAGGCATGGGAAATTCTTAACTATTTCTTTCCGGGAGGATCTACATTTGCCGGGGATAACCAGGCTAATTCAAATGCCGCTTTAAAGCGAATTGATGCCATCCGTCTAATTGATGACCAAGTCGCTGGCTTTTATTTCGAAGAAGGAACATATGCAGGCGAAACAATTGAGGGAAATGCGCTTATTAACCATGCGGACATTACGCTTCAGAACACGACGGTTATGGGCGATTTAGTTGTGACAGAAGGAGCGGCACCCGGAAATATTGTGTTGAAAAACGTGGCTGTAAATGGAACCGTTTACATCGCGGAAGAGCTCCAAAATAACGTGCTGGCGATCGATTCCAGCCTTAATCGGGTGGTCACGTATACAACGGGACAAACACAATCAGATTGGGATCTTGTCTGGTCCGATGAGTTTATCGCCGATGAGATTGATTTGTCAAAATGGTCGTATGACATCGGCAACTGGGTGATCGATGAAAACGGGGACGGGATTGCGCCTGGCTGGGGAAACAATGAGCTGCAGTATTATACCGATTCTCAGGAGAATTCGTATATTGAGGATGGAAAGCTGGTCATTGAAGCCAAAAAGGAAGAGTCACCGGTCACTGATGAATTCGGGTCGTACCAGTATACTTCTGCAAAATTGAAGACAAAAGACTTGTTTTCCAAAAAGTATGGCAAGTTCGAAGCCAAGATGAAATTGCCTGCAGGAAAAGGATATTGGCCCGCTTTTTGGATGATGCCGCAGAATGATGTATATGGCAGCTGGCCCGCATCGGGTGAAATTGACATTATGGAAGCCGCAGGGAAAGACCTTTCTGCGATCGGCGGTACGATCCATTTCGGTGAAGAGTACCCGAATAACACGTATAAAGGGGCCGAGTATCATTTTCCTGAAGGGGAAGATATCACAGGTTTCCACACGTACAGCATTGAATGGGAACCAGGGGAGATCCGCTGGTATGTAGATGGGGAATTGTATCAAACGCTGGATAATTGGTTCAGTAAGGGAACAAACCAAGCCGATAAGTTTTCGTTTCCGGCCCCGTTTGATCAGGAGTTTTATATGATTTTGAACCTGGCTGTCGGGGGCTGGTACGGCGGCAACCCGGATGATACCACCCAATTCCCGGGTAAAATGGAAGTGGATTATGTACGGGCCTACGAGCTGACCGGAAGAGAGTATAAAGAGCCTGTAGAGCCTTCTACTGAAAAGGCTGAGTTGCCGGAAGGGGCTAAGATGCCGCTTGAAGACGGCAATTTAATTTATGACAGTGATTTTGCCGAATCGATTACAATTGTGGATACCAATGGAAAAGCGTTGGACGCTTTGTACTGGAACTTTCTCCATTTGCCTGATTTTGGAGGGGATGGAATCATCACCACGGAAGAAATTGACGGGGTGACGTATGCCAGGACAGCTATTAGGGACGCAGGCAATGCCTTATGGGCCCTGCAGCTGATTCAAAAAATCGCGATTGCGGAAGGCAGTACGTATAAAGTTAGTTTCGATGCCAAGTCAGATACGAATCGGACTATGATGACAAAGGTATCGGGCGGCGCCGAAAGAGACTACGCCAATTATTCAGGTGAACAAACCGTTCAACTGACGGATGCAGTCCAACCGTATGAATACACGTTTACCTTAAATCAAGAAACGGATACAACTGCCAGGCTGGAATTCAATATGGGAAGCAACGGCAATGCGCCTGTTTGGATCGGGAATGTGCGCATAGAAGAAATCACGCCCGAAGATCCGGGAAATGCTTCAAAAACACCGCTTCCAGATGGGAACCATATTTACAACGGAACATTTGACCAGGGGGATATGACCCGCACGGCTTATTGGGATCTGGAAGTGGAAGATTCTGCTGCAGCAAAAGCGAGTGTGGACAAAAACTCGAGGGAACTTTATGTTGCCATTTCTGAAGGGGGAGAAAGTCCTGATTCCATCAAGGTGAAGCAAGAAGGCATCCAGCTGCTGAAAGGGAATGATTATGAGCTGGCGTTTGATGCTCGGTCGACTGAAGACAGGGCGATCGAAGTCGAATTTATCAGTGAAGAGGGTACAGCAAGTTACTCGGAATCCATCAGCATCGACTTGACTGATCAGATGGAGCAGCATTCCGTAAGTTTTACGATGCCGACTGATGTAAGTGATGAATTTAGTCAGGTTCTATTTAAAATGGGCGGCCATGATGGGGATGTCTATTTGGATAATGTGAAACTTCTCCAGACATCCGAATATATCGACTATAGCGAAGTGGATTTGTATCCCTTGCACAATGGCGATTTCTCAGCAGGGCTTGCTCCCTGGAGTTCTTATGTTCATTTCGATGCCGACGCGGTCATTTCAGAACAAGACCAGGCTCTCCAGGTGAATATCCCGAATGCGGGAAATGAAACGTGGAGTGTTCTTGTGGAACAGGGAAACCTGGCTTTGGCAAAAGGCGTCGCCTATGAATTATCATTTGATGCTCGTTCGACTGCAGAAAGGGATATGGAAATCACCATCGAGAATGCAGGCTATCACCGCTATTTCCATAAGGTTGTGCCACTTAGTGATGAAATGAACTCGCATCATTTTGAATGGGTGATGAGTGCGGATGATACCGTCTCGTTGAAGTTTTTAATGGGTAATTTCCCCGAAGCGCATGACATTACCATCGACAATGTAGTCCTTCAAGTTAAGGGTGCAAGTGAATTGGATTAA